In a single window of the Candidatus Binatia bacterium genome:
- the hflK gene encoding FtsH protease activity modulator HflK encodes MPDSYDFPPRREPEDPLKEIQKIFDQVRARFAARGPSRVNPWLIMVIVLLLYAFSGVYIVAPDERGIVLRFGRVVREADPGPGYHLPWPFEQVIKPAVTQIRKAEFGFRTVAIGPPARYHDVDPEALMLTGDENIVKLQFIVQFKVKTGPTGATDFLFNVRDQEDTVRDAAEAAMREVLGRNNIDNALTEGKEQVQQDAQALLQHILDQYQVGLEVVTVKLQDVGPPDKVSDAFKDVISAQQDKERLINEARGYANDVVPKARGQAAQLLNEAEAYSAAKVQDATGAAQRFSALQQEYEKARDVTRLRLYLETMEQVLPRMNKIILDDVAGKQVVPYLPLDQVIKPKPAEAPKP; translated from the coding sequence ATGCCCGATTCGTATGACTTTCCGCCGCGCCGGGAGCCTGAGGATCCGCTGAAGGAGATCCAGAAGATCTTCGATCAGGTGCGCGCGCGCTTCGCCGCTCGCGGGCCGTCGCGCGTCAATCCGTGGCTGATCATGGTGATTGTGCTGCTGCTGTATGCGTTCAGTGGCGTCTACATCGTCGCGCCCGACGAGCGCGGCATCGTGCTGCGCTTTGGGCGCGTGGTGCGCGAGGCCGATCCCGGCCCCGGCTACCACCTGCCGTGGCCGTTCGAACAGGTGATCAAGCCGGCGGTGACACAAATTCGCAAGGCGGAGTTCGGTTTCCGCACGGTGGCGATCGGCCCGCCGGCGCGCTATCACGACGTCGATCCGGAAGCGCTGATGCTCACCGGCGATGAAAACATCGTCAAGCTGCAGTTCATCGTGCAATTCAAAGTGAAGACCGGTCCGACCGGCGCCACGGACTTCTTGTTCAACGTGCGCGACCAGGAAGACACCGTGCGTGACGCGGCGGAAGCGGCGATGCGCGAAGTCCTCGGCCGCAACAACATCGACAATGCCCTCACCGAAGGCAAAGAGCAGGTGCAGCAAGACGCCCAAGCCCTGCTGCAACACATCCTCGATCAATACCAGGTCGGCCTCGAAGTGGTGACGGTGAAGCTGCAAGATGTGGGTCCGCCGGATAAGGTGTCCGACGCCTTCAAGGACGTGATCAGCGCGCAGCAGGACAAAGAGCGGCTCATCAACGAAGCGCGCGGCTACGCCAACGACGTGGTGCCCAAGGCGCGCGGGCAGGCGGCGCAGTTGCTGAATGAAGCCGAAGCCTACAGCGCGGCGAAGGTCCAAGACGCCACCGGCGCGGCGCAGCGCTTCAGCGCGCTGCAGCAGGAATACGAGAAGGCGAGGGACGTGACGCGGCTGCGTTTGTACCTTGAGACCATGGAGCAAGTCTTGCCGCGCATGAACAAGATCATCCTCGACGACGTCGCCGGCAAGCAGGTCGTGCCCTATCTGCCGCTCGATCAAGTGATCAAACCGAAGCCCGCGGAGGCACCGAAGCCGTGA